GATCGCGTCGGAGCCGTCGGCCATGCCCTCGGTCTCCCGGTACGGGCTCGCGACGCTGCCGCAGTCGAGGTGGTCGCGGCCGATCACCAGCGGGGCCTCGATCTCCCCCGAGGCCACCATGTCGTTGAACCGCTCCCCGGCCAGGTGGCGCTCGCCGTACCCGAGCCAGCAGATGCGGGCGGGCAGGCCCTGGAAGTGGACCTTCTCCCCGGCCAGCCGGATCCACCTGGCGAGCGGCTCGTTGTCGGGGAACAGCTCCAGGATCGCGCGGTCGGTCTTGGCGATGTCGGAGGCGGCGCCGGACAGCGCGGCCCAGCGGAACGGGCCCTTGCCCTCGCAGAACAGCGGCCGGATATAGGCGGGCACGAAGCCGGGGAAGTCGAACGCGCGGGTGTAGCCCGCGAGCTGCGCCTCGCCCCGGATCGAGTTGCCGTAGTCGAAGACCTCGGCCCCGGCGTCCTGGAAACCGACCATCGCCTCCACGTGGGCGGCCATGGACTCACGGGCCCTGCGGGTGAAGCCCGCCGGGTCCTTCTCGCGCTCGTCGGCCATGTCCTCGAAGGCCACGCCGACCGGCAGGTACATCAGCGGGTCGTGGGCGGACGTCTGGTCGGTGACGACGTCGATCTCGGCGCCCCTGCGGAGCAGCTCGGGCACGACCTCGGCCGCGTTGCCCTCGACCCCGATGCTCAGCGGCCTGCGCTGGTCGCGGGCCTCGTACGCCAGGCGCAGCGCCTCGTCGAGGTCGGCGGCGCGGACGTCCAGGTAGCGGTGCTCGATCCGCCGGTCGATCGACCTGGGGTCGCAGTCGACGCAGATCACCACGCCGCCGTTCATGGTCACGGCCAGCGGCTGGGCGCCGCCCATGCCGCCGAGCCCGGCGGTCAGCGTGATCGTCCCGGCGAGGCTCCCGCCGAACCGCTTGGCGGCCACGGCCCCGAAGGTCTCGTAGGTGCCCTGCAGGATGCCCTGGGTGCCGATGTAGATCCAGGAACCGGCCGTCATCTGCCCGTACATGGTCAGCCCGGCGGCCTCCAGGCGCCGGAACTCCTCCCAGTTGGCCCAGTCGGGCACCAGGTTGGAGTTGGCGATGAGCACCCGGGGGGCCCACTCGTGGGTGCGGAACACCCCGACGGGGCGGCCCGACTGCACCAGCAGCGTCTCGTCGCCCTCCAGGGTGGTCAGGGTACGGGTGATCGCGTCGAAGGAGCGCCAGTCTCGGGCGGCCTTGCCCGAGCCGCCGTAGACGACGAGCTGTTCCGGATGCTCGGCGACCTCGGGATCGAGATTGTTCTGGATCATGCGGAGCGCCGCCTCCTGCGGCCACCCCTTGGCGGTGAGCGTGGTGCCGCGCGGCGCGCGCACAATCCGGCTGCCGGACATGCCCGACCTCCCCCTCAGGAATGAATGAACGTATTCATATTTGGTCACCCGGAGGCTACAGGTCAACCCGGAAAAGGGGGTGCCGCGGGCAGCACGCCCGTGGCACCCCCTGGTGGTAGCCGTAACGATCGCCACGCCCCGATCCTCGTCCCGCACGGACGGGACCGGGTGATCGAATGCGGCGCGCGCGCCCGATGGGCGCTCCGATGCGAAGGAGAGGCTTCGCACAGGCGGGGATGCCCGGTTCGCCGGACGGCGAATCAGCCCCTCGGCCCGGTGTCCGAATTATTCCTTTATGAACGATATGAATTTACCCAACCGAGCCGGTGACCGCAGGTCTAGGTGGGCAGCAGGAACTGGGTGGCGGCCAGCTCACGGTAGAGGGCGTCGCCGGCGAGCAGCTCGTCGTGGGTCCCCACGGCCCGCACCCGGCCCGCCTCCATCACCACGATCCGGTCGGCCCCCGCCACGGTGGAGAGGCGGTGGGCGATCACCAGCACGGTCGTCTCCGCCGCCACCTCCGCGATCACCTCACGGAGCCGCAGCTCGTTGACCGCGTCGAGCTGGGAGGTGGCCTCGTCGAGCAGCAGGAGCCTGGGACTGCGCAGCAGGGCGCGGGCGATGGCGACCCGCTGGCGCTCGCCGCCGGAGAGCATGATCCCCCGATGGCCGACCCGGGTCTCCAGCCCCTCGGGGAGCCGGGAGACCAGGTCCTCCAGGCGGGTGCGGGCGAGCACCCGCCAGATGTCGGCCTCGTCCACACCCGGCGCGGCGAAGACGAGGTTCTCCCTGAGCGTGCCGTCCAGCACCGGCGCGTCCTGCTCGACGTAGCCGAGGCAGGCGCGCAGCTCGGCGAGCGGCCAGTCCGCGATGTCGCGGCCGTCGATCGTGATCGTCCCCGCCTGCTGCTCGTAGAACCGCTCCAGCAGGGCGAAGATCGTGGACTTGCCCGCCCCCGAGGGCCCCACCAGGGCGGTCAGCCCGCCCGCGGGCACCTCGAAGGAGACGTCGTCGTGGACGACCGGCCTGTCGTCGCCGTAGCGGAAGGCGATGCCCTCGAAAACCACCCCGGCCGGGGCCCTGCCGACCTCGTACACCGCGCCGTCCGCCTCCTCGGCGGGCAGCTCCTCGATCTCGCGGATCCGCTTCACCGCGGCCAGGCCGTTCTGCACCTGCGTGAAGCCCTGGACCAGCTGGCCGATGGGGGCGACCAGGTAGAACAGGTACAGCAGGAAGGCGATCAGCGAGGAGACCTCCAGCGCGCCCGAGGAGACCCGCGCGCCGCCCACGCCGAGCACGGCCACGAAGGCCAGCTGCGCGGAGACCCACGCCGAGACACCGGCGATCGAGGTCAGCCAGGCGACGGCGATCCCCCGGTCGCGCGCCTCGCGGGCCGCCTCGCCCACCGCGGCGATCTCCCGCTCCTCGGCACCGCTGGCCTTGACCGTGCGGAACGCCTGGAGCACCCGGTCGAGGACCGCGCCCATCTCGCCGACCGCGACCTGCGCCTGCATCGAGGCGCGCTGGATGCGGGGCATGATCAGGCTGACGAGCCCGCCGACCACGACCAGCACTCCCAGCGTGATGAGCAGCAGCAACCCGTCGATGAGCGCCATCATCACCACGGCGCCCACGAGCATGAACAGCGAGCTGACCGTCTCGACCACGCCGTTGGTGAACACCGCCCGCAGCAGCGTGGTGTCGGAGGTCACCCGGGACATCAGGTCGCCCGGCTTGAGCCGGTCGACCTCGGACACCCGCAGCCGCAGCATCCGGTCGACCAGGCTGCGGCGGGCGGAGAAGACGATGCCCTCGCCCATCCGCTCCAGCACGTAACTGCCCAGTGCGCCGATGGCCGCGCCCAGGAGCACGGCGGCGGTCAGGCCGAGCACCGGGCCGAGCAGGGAGCGCTGCTCGCCGAAGGCGTCGATGACCGTCTTGGCCAGGAGCGGCATCGCCAGCCCGGCCAGCGAGCCGACGAGGCTGAGCACCCCGCCCAACAGCAGTGCCCTTCGGTGGGGCCGTATGTACGCGACCAGCAACCGCCAGGACGCGGTCTCGGGCACCGTGTTCCCCGGATTCCCCGGATTCCCCGGATTCCCCGGGTCCGCTGTGTCCCCCGCGTCGCCCCGCAGTGTGACCCCCGCCAATGTGTCCCCCTTCGAAATGACGCGATCGGCCTCGGGCCGCTTTTCCTATCTACCGCGCGTGAGTCCGTCTCGGGCGTCTCGCCCTGTTCTGAGATGAAAGTCGATGACGTCAATGTAGGTTGACACGATCGATGCTGTCAATACAGGTTGACTTGAAGGGGATCGCGGTGCCGGTCGTACGGAGGGCGGGGCCACAAGGACAACCCGGGTGGAAGGCGCCGGGAAATCGTCCCGTCCGGTGCCAATCCGGGGAGGGCGCGGCGGCGAATGGGGAGCGAGGAACCCGGCCGGATCCTTCCCCACCCCCGTACCCACGGCCGGTCACACCGTGACCGGCGGCCGAAAGGACCAACTGACATGGAGCTCCGGATCAACCGGCGCGCCCTGATCGGCATGGGCGTCATAGGGGCGTTGACCGCTTCCTCGTTCGCCCTGCTGAGAGCCGAGACCGGCACCGCCTCCTCGCATCGCGAGGCACCGATGATCGCGGGTGACCCCCGCAACGACAACACCGACGTGTACGCGTTCGTCAGCCCCGACAAGCCCGACACCGTCACGCTGCTGGCCAACTTCATCCCGTTCGAGGAGCCGAACGGCGGGCCGAACTTCTACCAGTTCGACACCAACTCCCGCTACAACATCAAGATCGACAGCAACGGCGACGCCAGGCCCGACGTCGTCTACCAGTGGACGTTCCGCAACGAGGACCGGCGCGGCAACGACACCTTCCTGTACAACAACGGCCCGATCACCTCGCTGAACGACAAGAACCTGCTGTTCAGGCAGCGCTACAAGCTCACCAGGAGCACCGCCCACGGCACCCGGACCCTGGTCGCAGGCGGAGTGGTGGCGCCGAGCGACACCGGTCCCGCCTCCGTCCCCGACTACGGCAAACTGCGCGCCCAGGCCGTCAGGAACCTGCCCGGCGGGGGCAAGGTGTTCGCCGGGCAGTCGGACGAGGCGTTCTTCGCCGACCTGCGGGTCTTCGACCTGCTGTACGGCGGCGACCTGTCCGAGGTCGGCCAGGACACGCTCAAGGGCTACAACGTGCACAGCCTCGCCCTGCAGCTGCCCAAGGACGAGATCGCGCTGCGCGGCGACCCGAAGCGCAACCCCGTCGTCGGCGTCTGGTCCACCGTCGACAAGTGGAGCCCGAAGGGCTTCGTCCAGGTCTCCCGCCTGGGCCAGCCGCTGGTCAACGAGGTCGTGGTCCCGGCCGGGCTGAAGGACGCCTTCAACGCGCTGCGGCCGGACCAGGACGCCGGGATCCCCGCCGTCGTCAAGCGCGTCACCGAACCGGAGGTGCCCAGGCTCCTGGAGGCCATCTACGGCCTCAAGGCGCCGAAGACGCCCCGCAACGACCTGGTCGAGATCTTCCTCACCGGCGTCGCCAAGGCGAACGGCCCGATCAAGGCCGACCTCAACTCGCAGAGCCTCAACAAGGACGCCGGGAAACTGCGCCCGTCGGAGATGCTGCGGCTGAACATGGCGATCCCGCCCTCGGCGACCCCGAACAGGCTCGGCGTGCTCGCCGGCGACCTACAGGGCTTCCCGAACGGCCGCCGCCTCGGCGACGACGTGATCGACATCGCCCTCCAGGCGATGGCGGGCGCCGCGCAGACCGGCGAGCTCGTCGACGCGCTGGCCACGGGCGACAAGGTGGACGCCAACGACAAGCCGTTCGGCACCGTGTTCCCGTACATCCCGCTGCCGGGCGACACGTCGGTGAACGCGAGCTGACGCGGGCGCGCGGGGCCGGGGTTCCTCCCGGCCTCGCGCGAGCGCGCGCTCCCGTGCCGACCGGAGGGATGCCGACCATGAAGACTTCCGCGAAAGCCCGTACGGCCGCGGCCGTGCTGGGCCTGGCCGCGGCGCTGACCCTCGGGGCCGCGCTGATCCCCGGCGACCGGCCCGCACCCGCGCCCGCCGCCGCGGCCCGGGTGGAGCTCGCCGAGACGCCCGGCTCCGCCGTCTCCCTCGACGGCGCGATCAGGGCGCTGACCGACCGGCTCCGGCGGCTGCCCGCCGACCACCTCGCCTGGGCGCGGCTCGGCGCGGCCCACATCCAGCAGGCGCGCGTCACCGCCGACCCGTCCCACTACCCGCGCGCCGAGAAGGCGCTGGCCAAGGCCGCCGCGCTGAGCCCCGGCGACCCTGAGGTGCTCACGGGCCTGGCCGCGCTCGCCGCCGGGCGCCACGAGTTCGCCGAGGCCGTACGGCTGGCCCGCTCCTCGGTCGCCGCCAACCCCTACGGCCAGGGCGCCCACGCGGTGCTGGCCGACGCCTACACCCAGCTCGGCCGGTACGGGGAGGCCAGGCGGGCCGTCGACAGGATGATGGAGCTCCGTCCCGGCGTCGCGGCCTTCACCCGGGCCTCCTACGACGCCGAGCTCAGGGGCGACCGGGCGACGGCTCGCCGGATGCTGGAACACGCGCTCTCCGACGCCTTCTCCCCCGCCGACGTCGCCTACTGCCGCCACTACCTGGGCGAGCTGGCCCTGCACTCCGGTGACCTGCGCGGCGCCGCCGAACAGTACCGGCTCGCGCTGGAGGCCGACCCCGGCTTCGTCCCCGCCCTCGCCGGGAGCGCCAGGGCCGCCGCGCTCGACGGGCGCACGGCCGAGGCGATCGGCCGCTACGCCACCGTGGTCGCGCGGCTGCCCCTGGCCCAGTACGTGGTCGAGTACGCCGAGGTGCTGGCCGCCGCGGGCAGGGACCCCTCCGAGCAGTGGGCCCTGCTGCGGGCACAGCGGAGCCTGACCCGGGAGGCCGGGGTGAGGGACGACCTGACCTGGGCCGAGTACGAGGCGGACCACGGCTCCCCGGCGCTGGCCGTCACGCACGCGCGGGCCGAGTATGCCCGCAACCCGAACGTGGTCGCCGCCGACGCCCTGGCCTGGGCCCTGCACCGCGACGGCCGCAGCCGCGAGGCCCTGCCGTACGCGAGGAGGGCCACCGCCACCGGCTGGCGCAACGCCCTCCTGCTGCACCACCGCGCGGAGATCGAACGCGCCCTGGGCATGGCCGGGGCGGCGGGACGCTCCGCCGCCCGCGCCCGCGCGGCCAACCCCTCCTTCTCCCCCGGCCTTCCCGCCCTCGCGAGGTTGTCATGAAGTGCACAGAGGTCCAGAAACCGATGACGGCGCCGAGGTCGTCGCGGCTCGTGAAAGCACCGCTCGTGAAAGCACCGCTCGTGAAGGCGCCGGGCCCCGCGGAGACGTCCAGATCGTCGCGGCTCGTGAAGGCGTCGCGTGCGGTGCTCAGCACGGTCCTCCCTGTCGTCGCGGTCCTCGCGGTCCTCGCGGTCGCGGTGGGCGCGCTCGTCGTCCTCGCGACCCCCGCCACCGCCACGACCGCGACCGGCACGACCGTGACCGGCGCGCGGGCCGCGCACCCGCTGGGCAACTTCACCGTCAACCACTACAACGGCCTGCGGATCGGCCCGGACCTGGTGGAGAACCTGGCGGTGGTGGACAGCGCCGAGCTGCCCACCCTCCAGGCCCGCCCCTCGGTGGACGCCGACCGCTCGGGCACGGTCTCGGACTCCGAACGGTCGGCGTACGGCACCGCCCGCTGCGCCGAGCTCGCCTCCGCCCAACGCCTGACGGTGAACGGGACCGCGACGCCCTGGCGCGTCGCCGAGAGCGCCCTCACCTACGAGCCCGGCCAGGGCGGCCTGGAGACCACCCGCCTGACCTGCCGTCTCTCCGCCGTCGCCACCCCCCTCGAAGCGACCGGGACGATCTCGTTCGGCGACGGGTACCTCGCCGACCGGATCGGCTGGCGGGAGATCACAGCCGTGGCGTCGGGAGGGGTACGGCTGGCGCGGTCGTCCGTGCCGGGCACCAGCGTCAGCCGGGAACTGCGGGCCTACCCGGACGGCCTGCTGTCCAGCCCTCTCGACCAGCGCACCGCCGAACTGGGCGTGGCCCCGGGGACCGGATCGGTGGCGGTCACGCTCCCGCTCGTACCCGACGGGCCGATCGCCGACGCGCTGGCCGCGCTGGACCGTACGTTCACCGGCCTGATCGGCACCGACTCGCTGACCCTGCCGCTGGGGCTGCTCGCCGTCCTACTGGCCACGGTCCTGGGCGCCGGGCACGCCCTCATCCCCGGTCACGGCAAGACCGTCATGGCCGCCTACCTCGCGGGCAGGAGGGGCCGCCCCCGTGACGCGCTGATCGTCGGCGCGACCGTGACCGCCACCCACACCCTGGGCGTTCTCGTGGTCGGCCTCCTGCTGAGCGCCTTCTCCGCGCTCACGGGAGAGGGGGTCCTCGCCTGGCTCGGCCTGGCCAGCGGCCTGCTGATCTCCGCCGTGGGCGTCCGCCTCCTGCTGTCCGCCTGGCGCGCCTACCGCACCGGCGAAGCCCCGGCCCTCGGCCACGGTCACGGCCACGGCCACTTCGGCCATGGGCACGAGCACGGGCACGGGCACGGGCACGGGCATCTCGGACACGGGCCCGGTCCGCTCGCCGAGGAGGGTCGTACCGTGGCGCTGCTGGAGCGGGAGGGGGCCGATCCCGGCGAGGAGGCCGTGCGGTCGCCTGCCGGCGGGACGGAGGCGCGAGACGAAGAAGCGGCCCGTACGGGGAGCGAGAAGGCGCCCTCGAAGGGCGGGCTCGTGGGCATGGGGGTGGCCGGGGGGCTCGTGCCCAGCCCGTCGGCGCTCGTCGTCCTGCTCGGGGCGATCGCGCTCGGCCGCACCTGGTTCGGGATCGCGCTGGTCCTGGCCTACGGCGTGGGGATGGCGGGTACGCTCACCGCCACCGGGCTGCTCCTGGTCAGGCTCACCGGACGGCTCGACCGTCTGGCCACGGCGGGCGGCGGCCTCGCGGCCCGCGTCTCGGCCCTCGCCCCGGTCGGCACCGCCGCCGTCGTCGTCCTGCTCGGCCTGGGACTGGCCCTGCGGAGTCTCACGGGATCCCTCTGAGTGCCCGAGGTGAGTGCCCGGGGTCGGTGAACCCCCGATGTCGCTCCAGGACATCCGGCCAGGCGTTCGCCGCGTGGCGGTGTCCCGTCGGTCCCGGAAGGCTCGCAGAGCCACCTCGGGCGGGCCGCCGCGTGCCGGTGTCCCGCCGATCCGGAGTCGACTCCGAGGGGAGCCCATCGGCGGGACACCGGCATTCGGTGCGGCGGGGTGGGAGTCAGCGGCGGCGGGCGCCGTACTCCTTGCGCATCTCCGCGACGGTGTCCAGGATCTCGTCCTGGGTCTTCAGAAGCTTCGCCTCGGCCTGTTCGGTCCTGGCCTCGGCCACCTTCCGGCGGTTGCCCGTCCGGCCGGCCAGCCTCAGCTTGGCCTTGGCCTTCATTTCGCGCAGGTTGAGCTTCTCCATGAGACCCATGATCAGCACCCTTCAGCAGAGAGGACCCTCGACTGCCCGGCGCACGGCCGAATATGCGTCCCACGAGCTTTCCCGTCCCTCTCGGGTCCCCGGCCTCACCACCGGCCCGATCCCTGCGGCCTTCCGGATCCGGAAACTAGAGAGGAACCCACCCCAGCGGAGAAGCCCGTCTGAGCTTGGCGGCCGCGATCAACTTGGGCACGTGTGAGGCGTCGCCGGACGTCACCTTCGCCGGTCCGCTTCCGGTGGCGGCGGTCGCGACCACGAGGGCGTCGACCACACATTCGTGTCCGTCCAGGCCCGTGTCCTCAAGCAGCAGGGCAGCGAGGTCGGCGACCGTCTCGGAGGCGGGAATCACCGTCAGGCGCGACCGCTGCCAGGCCAGGCGTCTGCCCACCTGGCCGGTGCGGCGCACTTCCGCCAGGGTCACGGTGCTGATCGCGGGAACGAATCCCTCCTGCCGGGCGACCGCGATACGTGCCACGATCCTGGAATCGTCCTCGGCGAGAAGCGAGAACGGCTGAGCGTCGAGAACGAACAGCGGCGTGGGGAACGCGACCTCCGACGGCGCGTTCCGCCCTCTTACTCTCCGTGCCATGCGCGCCTGGCCTCTTCCAGATCCGCCTCGGACAGAGGAGCGACTCTGGTCTCGTGATCCTCCACGATCTCCTGGGCCTTCAACAGCGCGAGCCCGTACTCAACCGACTGATCGACAAAGTGCGAGAAGCCCCGGGGGCCCGTTCTGGACTCCACCTCCTCGGCGACGGATCGACGTAGGGTGACCGACTTTTTGATCGTTGGATCCACGGGCTGAGGCATGGCCATACGCCAACTATGCCACTAGTAGTGGCATAGTTGGCGCCCTTTTCCGGCTTCCTCAGTCGGGGTCGGGAACGTCGTCGTAGTCGACGTCGCCCTCCTCGGCGCGGCGGAGACCGATGTCCCCCACCCAGGCACAGGCGAACCGGCGGATTTCCATGATCTGCTCGCCGTCCACGCCGTAGGCCTCGAAGTCCTCGTCGGCGATCAGGTCGACGAACTCCAGCCGCATCACCAGCTCGGCGAGCTCGAACTCCTCGTTGTGCAGGCGGGCGAGGTGTTCGAGCTCCCGGAAGCCGTACAGGTGGGAGACCGAGGCGATGTCGATGACGTCGCGGGCGAGGCTGCGCTCGTGCAGGGCCCGCATCTTCAGGCCGACCGCGTCGTCCAGGGAGACGACGGAGACGTCGCCGACGATCACGGGCTGCTGCTGGAACGCCTCCCTGAGCAGGTCGAACTCGCAGCTCTGCTCGGTCACCGGGTCGCTGACCACGAGGCGGCCCATCCGGGGCGTCACCTCCGTCAGGGTGACCTCCAGCCCGGCCTCCCTGAACGCCTCGGCCATTCCCTCCGCGACCTCGGGCAGCGGTGTCTCCGCGGCGGTGGCGAAGTCGAGGTCGTTGCTCGGGCGTTCGGTGAAGCCGTGGGCGTTCATCGCGTACCCGCCCGCCAGGACCAGCCCGAACCGGGAACAGGCGGGCAGCGCGGCCTCCAGCATCCGCTGCTGGAAGGGCGGCAGGATCACCGCTCCCACCCGGGTGTCACGGCGTCCATTCCGGCGTCGGGTCTCCACCCCAGGGCGGCGATCTTGGTTTCCCAGGCCCTCCGGTAGCTCGGCCCGATGCCCCGGCGCAGGGTCGGCCAGTCGGCCACGAGGAGCTCGGCGTTCAGATACGACTCGGCGTCGGACCGGCCGCCGCCGGTGATGACCGTACGGTAGAGGCTCATCCGCAGCAGCGGGTTCACCAGGTCGAACTCGGTGAGCCCGGACCAGCCGAGGTGCACGGGCAGGGCGACCTTCCCCGTGGCCGGGCCGCGCAGGTCGGCCAGCGATTCGGGGACGCGCTGCTCCACGCCGTCCCATCGGGACGGAAGCGTACTCACGTCCCCCAGTATGCCCGTCGTTCGCCCGAGGTCCACGGGGCGCGCGGGCTCAGCGGCGGGAACGGCGGCGGGTGGAGGGGAGGTCGTGGCGGCCGGAGAGGAACTCCTGGAAGGCGATCTTGCCGCGGATCACCGGGCGGCGCCAGCGCTCCTCGCGGCCCTCGGCCGTGGCCATCTTGCGAGGCTGCGGGTGCCGGGAGTCCGGCGCGAAGAACCAGTGGGCCCAGGGCGATCCGGGGCGGGCCAGCCGTACCGCGCCGGGTACCAGGAGGATCGGGACGAACAGTCCGGCGAGCCCCGTCCAGATCTTGCCCTTGAGCAGCGTGATCACGGCGAGCACGAGGTTGGCCACGATGAAGCCGACCGTCAGCCACGTGGCCCGGGGTTCGCTGTCGTAGTCCTCCCAGCCGAGGGGGCGCAGGCCGATCAGGAGCAGGGCGGTGATCGCGACGGCGATGAACACGGCGTCGACCGAAGCGCGGCCCTCCTCCTCCCAGTAGACGTCGTGCAGGTGCAGGATCAGCGCGAACTCGTCCAGGATCAGGGCGGCTCCGGCGCCGAAGACGGCTGCCGTCACCGCGTACCAGCCCTCGGAGACCCCCGAGACGATCAGGCCGGACACCCCGCCGAGCAGGGTCAGCACCACGCCGAACACCACGTGGTGGATGTGCATCTCACCGACGTTGACGTCGCCGAACCAGCCGATCTTGGCGCGGATGAGCCGGACGTTGATCCTGGTGAGCAGGAAGACGACGATGAGCGCGACGAAGAAACAGAACAGCGGCAGCCGTCCTGTGTCCATGATCCTCGCTCGGAACAAATCCCCCACCGTCCCTCAGGCTATGCGAGGGAAGCCCTCCGGCAGGCGCGGGAACCACGGCGGCACGGCGGTTTTCCAGGCGCCCGGCCCCCAGGTGCCCGGTTCCCCGGCGGATCGGCCCCAGGACACCCGTGTTCCCGGGCGCTCGGCTTCCCCGGTACCCGTCCAGGGCACGCCTCGCGCCGGTTTTCCCCGGCGGGCCCCCTCCTGGGCGCGCCGCGTGTCAGGCGAGGAACCCTCTCAGCAGCGCCGCGGTCCCCTCCAGGTGCTCGGCCACGGCGCGGCGCGCGGCCTCCGGGTCACCGGCCAGGATGGCCGTCACGATCGCCTGGTGCTGGACCGCGGCGTGCTCGATGTTGCGCTGGAGCACCGGGATGGCGTTGAGCAGGTCGGTGACCCGGAGCCTGGCGTCGGCGCAGGCCCCGGCGAGCAGGGCGGAGCCGGTCAGCTCGGCGATGGCCAGGTGGAAGGCCGTGTCGAGGCGGCGGTAGTCGCCGGGCCCGGCCGAGTTGACCTCGCGCAGCCTCTCCCGCAGGATCTCGCGCCGTTCCGGGGTCAGCGGGGTGGTGGCGAGGACCTGGGCCGCGCCGCACTCGACCGCCATCCTGAAGGTGAGAGCGTCGGAAAGGTCGTCGGTGCCCATGTCGACCACGGCCCGGCGCAGGTCGTCCCGGTGCGGGTGCGGCGGGGCGTAGGTGAGGAAGGCGCCGCCGTACCGGCCGCGGCGCACCTCCAGGTAGCCCGCGTCCTGCAGCTCGCGGATGGCCTCGCGCAGGGTGACCCTGCTGATGCCGAGCTGGGCGGCGAGCTCCCGCTCGGGCGGCAGCTTCTCGGACACCAGCCCCAGCTTGATGACCTGGAGCAGGCGCTCCACCGTCTCCTCGAACGCG
This region of Streptosporangium sp. NBC_01495 genomic DNA includes:
- a CDS encoding ABC transporter ATP-binding protein; the protein is MPETASWRLLVAYIRPHRRALLLGGVLSLVGSLAGLAMPLLAKTVIDAFGEQRSLLGPVLGLTAAVLLGAAIGALGSYVLERMGEGIVFSARRSLVDRMLRLRVSEVDRLKPGDLMSRVTSDTTLLRAVFTNGVVETVSSLFMLVGAVVMMALIDGLLLLITLGVLVVVGGLVSLIMPRIQRASMQAQVAVGEMGAVLDRVLQAFRTVKASGAEEREIAAVGEAAREARDRGIAVAWLTSIAGVSAWVSAQLAFVAVLGVGGARVSSGALEVSSLIAFLLYLFYLVAPIGQLVQGFTQVQNGLAAVKRIREIEELPAEEADGAVYEVGRAPAGVVFEGIAFRYGDDRPVVHDDVSFEVPAGGLTALVGPSGAGKSTIFALLERFYEQQAGTITIDGRDIADWPLAELRACLGYVEQDAPVLDGTLRENLVFAAPGVDEADIWRVLARTRLEDLVSRLPEGLETRVGHRGIMLSGGERQRVAIARALLRSPRLLLLDEATSQLDAVNELRLREVIAEVAAETTVLVIAHRLSTVAGADRIVVMEAGRVRAVGTHDELLAGDALYRELAATQFLLPT
- a CDS encoding FadR/GntR family transcriptional regulator → MDEVSRLTAVLRPVRAGNAFEETVERLLQVIKLGLVSEKLPPERELAAQLGISRVTLREAIRELQDAGYLEVRRGRYGGAFLTYAPPHPHRDDLRRAVVDMGTDDLSDALTFRMAVECGAAQVLATTPLTPERREILRERLREVNSAGPGDYRRLDTAFHLAIAELTGSALLAGACADARLRVTDLLNAIPVLQRNIEHAAVQHQAIVTAILAGDPEAARRAVAEHLEGTAALLRGFLA
- a CDS encoding tetratricopeptide repeat protein, with protein sequence MKTSAKARTAAAVLGLAAALTLGAALIPGDRPAPAPAAAARVELAETPGSAVSLDGAIRALTDRLRRLPADHLAWARLGAAHIQQARVTADPSHYPRAEKALAKAAALSPGDPEVLTGLAALAAGRHEFAEAVRLARSSVAANPYGQGAHAVLADAYTQLGRYGEARRAVDRMMELRPGVAAFTRASYDAELRGDRATARRMLEHALSDAFSPADVAYCRHYLGELALHSGDLRGAAEQYRLALEADPGFVPALAGSARAAALDGRTAEAIGRYATVVARLPLAQYVVEYAEVLAAAGRDPSEQWALLRAQRSLTREAGVRDDLTWAEYEADHGSPALAVTHARAEYARNPNVVAADALAWALHRDGRSREALPYARRATATGWRNALLLHHRAEIERALGMAGAAGRSAARARAANPSFSPGLPALARLS
- the hutU gene encoding urocanate hydratase, which translates into the protein MSGSRIVRAPRGTTLTAKGWPQEAALRMIQNNLDPEVAEHPEQLVVYGGSGKAARDWRSFDAITRTLTTLEGDETLLVQSGRPVGVFRTHEWAPRVLIANSNLVPDWANWEEFRRLEAAGLTMYGQMTAGSWIYIGTQGILQGTYETFGAVAAKRFGGSLAGTITLTAGLGGMGGAQPLAVTMNGGVVICVDCDPRSIDRRIEHRYLDVRAADLDEALRLAYEARDQRRPLSIGVEGNAAEVVPELLRRGAEIDVVTDQTSAHDPLMYLPVGVAFEDMADEREKDPAGFTRRARESMAAHVEAMVGFQDAGAEVFDYGNSIRGEAQLAGYTRAFDFPGFVPAYIRPLFCEGKGPFRWAALSGAASDIAKTDRAILELFPDNEPLARWIRLAGEKVHFQGLPARICWLGYGERHLAGERFNDMVASGEIEAPLVIGRDHLDCGSVASPYRETEGMADGSDAIADWPLLNAMLNVASGAAWVSIHHGGGVGIGRSIHAGQVTVADGTRLGAEKLNRVLTNDPGMGVIRHVDAGYDEAVTVAEERGVRVPMRES
- a CDS encoding High-affinity nickel-transporter, with protein sequence MKASRAVLSTVLPVVAVLAVLAVAVGALVVLATPATATTATGTTVTGARAAHPLGNFTVNHYNGLRIGPDLVENLAVVDSAELPTLQARPSVDADRSGTVSDSERSAYGTARCAELASAQRLTVNGTATPWRVAESALTYEPGQGGLETTRLTCRLSAVATPLEATGTISFGDGYLADRIGWREITAVASGGVRLARSSVPGTSVSRELRAYPDGLLSSPLDQRTAELGVAPGTGSVAVTLPLVPDGPIADALAALDRTFTGLIGTDSLTLPLGLLAVLLATVLGAGHALIPGHGKTVMAAYLAGRRGRPRDALIVGATVTATHTLGVLVVGLLLSAFSALTGEGVLAWLGLASGLLISAVGVRLLLSAWRAYRTGEAPALGHGHGHGHFGHGHEHGHGHGHGHLGHGPGPLAEEGRTVALLEREGADPGEEAVRSPAGGTEARDEEAARTGSEKAPSKGGLVGMGVAGGLVPSPSALVVLLGAIALGRTWFGIALVLAYGVGMAGTLTATGLLLVRLTGRLDRLATAGGGLAARVSALAPVGTAAVVVLLGLGLALRSLTGSL
- a CDS encoding DUF4331 domain-containing protein — protein: MELRINRRALIGMGVIGALTASSFALLRAETGTASSHREAPMIAGDPRNDNTDVYAFVSPDKPDTVTLLANFIPFEEPNGGPNFYQFDTNSRYNIKIDSNGDARPDVVYQWTFRNEDRRGNDTFLYNNGPITSLNDKNLLFRQRYKLTRSTAHGTRTLVAGGVVAPSDTGPASVPDYGKLRAQAVRNLPGGGKVFAGQSDEAFFADLRVFDLLYGGDLSEVGQDTLKGYNVHSLALQLPKDEIALRGDPKRNPVVGVWSTVDKWSPKGFVQVSRLGQPLVNEVVVPAGLKDAFNALRPDQDAGIPAVVKRVTEPEVPRLLEAIYGLKAPKTPRNDLVEIFLTGVAKANGPIKADLNSQSLNKDAGKLRPSEMLRLNMAIPPSATPNRLGVLAGDLQGFPNGRRLGDDVIDIALQAMAGAAQTGELVDALATGDKVDANDKPFGTVFPYIPLPGDTSVNAS
- a CDS encoding nucleotidyl transferase AbiEii/AbiGii toxin family protein; translated protein: MILPPFQQRMLEAALPACSRFGLVLAGGYAMNAHGFTERPSNDLDFATAAETPLPEVAEGMAEAFREAGLEVTLTEVTPRMGRLVVSDPVTEQSCEFDLLREAFQQQPVIVGDVSVVSLDDAVGLKMRALHERSLARDVIDIASVSHLYGFRELEHLARLHNEEFELAELVMRLEFVDLIADEDFEAYGVDGEQIMEIRRFACAWVGDIGLRRAEEGDVDYDDVPDPD